A genome region from Bombus pyrosoma isolate SC7728 linkage group LG14, ASM1482585v1, whole genome shotgun sequence includes the following:
- the LOC122575024 gene encoding GPI ethanolamine phosphate transferase 2: protein MREKEMDKNIIILLYIIFVGSLSIALFLYGFFPLMYYDNNIATQDNIPEFIENTRVKIDTLYQPIAKRLIIMVIDALRWDFITGSIGKIAMPVTSSLISNSSASLLQIKVQPPTVTMPRIKAITTGMIPSFIDVILNFGSKPVTGDSVLLQAKRAGYKTVFYGDDTWITLFPSIFDRYDGTTSFFVTDFTEVDDNVTRHIHKELYNNNNWSIMILHYLGLDHIGHVHGPFSPLIKTKLKEMDNVIAEIQIKVQEWNQNNDSTLFIVCGDHGMKDSGGHGGSTISETTVPFIAIGGESHKNHVEGPIEISQIDIASTLSVILGVPIPYSNIGTIFLDSLYDLPISKKLFILYYNSNQIFNHFKKLANYESEYAYHKYLEAIKLHNAWLNIKDHPDGMIDDIVLCYKTALKGMKEVLMNSIIKYDFQIITIAIIFLCHIICILLGKMSSKSVPLKNVAFFITLNVLSWLFVSYVWKDENTVLLDTKNLVTTVIMLCIMIVLIINSYLLANIRGFHIFKSKKTDKGVEKWLLSFGSLIHAISLAGTSFVEEEHQTWYFYWVTVLVSLLYNFITKFLQSHYQQNLHAQISIKLLLLLIGHRTLRKLNSTGDKYAHLPDIAGFLIKQESKMGMTIVLIIGLVLLMWIDLIHGSRKRKDLSFLLNSITCMCIYLRHMHNNMVIKIPFYPQTRGIFEVQIYWFLLIMNFVNYIYDLIHIRKCNASSFLRISLYFILQIWIMIAAMLHQPHSVILLPFQIIVSSVIYEINNNGTTQDIQVLYALIGNVFYFYQGNSNSLATIDVAAGYVGVQSYMPFINGSLLLINTYAAPVLAYFLLIYHAILQHPYNTREIITRFSKTCITWRLLPIAIYTIIISIQRHHLFIWSVFSPKLLYEAVHSVVICSAVFVMLILATVQEIINDYER from the exons atgAGAG aaaaggaaatggataagaatattattatattattatatataatatttgttggaTCCTTGTCTATTGCATTATTTTTGTATGGGTTTTTTCCTTTGATGTATTATGATAACAATATAGCAACACAAGATAATATACcagaatttattgaaaatacaag AGTAAAGATAGATACATTGTATCAACCAATAGCTAAAAGATTAATCATTATGGTCATTGATGCTTTGAGGTGGGATTTTATAACGGGCTCCATTGGAAAGATTGCAATGCCTGTAACAAGTAGTCTTATATCAAATTCTTCAGCTTCTCTGTTACAAATTAAAGTGCAACCACCAACTGTTACAATGCCTAGAATAAAG GCAATTACCACCGGTATGATACCAAGTTTTAttgatgtaattttaaattttggaAGTAAACCAGTTACTGGTGACAGTGTGCTCCTACAAGCAAAAAGAGCTGGTTACAAAACAGTATTCTATGGAGATGATACCTGGATCACTTTGTTTCCCTCTATATTTGATCGTTATGATGGTACTACATCATTCTTTGTAACAGATTTTACTGAg GTTGATGATAATGTAACTAGACATATACACAAAGAAttgtataacaataataactgGTCCATAATGATTCTTCATTACTTAGGACTTGACCATATTGGTCATGTTCATGGACCATTTAGCCCACTGATCAAAACCAAACTTAAAGAAATGGATAATGTTATAGCAGAAATTCAGATTAAAGTTCAAGAATGG AATCAAAATAATGATTCTACTTTGTTTATTGTCTGTGGGGACCATGGGATGAAAGATTCTGGTGGTCATGGTGGTTCAACAATATCAGAAACAACTGTACCATTTATTGCAATTGGTGGAGAAAGTCATAAAAATCACGTTGAAGGTCCCATAGAAATATCACAAATAGATATTGCATCTACATTATCTGTTATCTTGGGAGTGCCAATACCATATTCTAATATAGGAACTATCTTCTTGGACTCTTTATATGATTTACCTATTtcaaaaaagttatttatactttattataattcgaatcaaatatttaatcatttcaaAAAGTTAGCTAATTATGAGTCTGAAT ATGCATATCACAAATATTTGGAAGCGATAAAGCTTCACAATGCATGGTTAAACATCAAAGATCATCCAGATGGTATGATAGATGATATTGTGCTTTGTTATAAGACTGCATTGAAGGGGATGAAAGAAGTCCTTATGAATagcataataaaatatgactTCCAGATAATAACAATagctataatttttttatgtcaT ATTATTTGCATCTTATTAGGGAAAATGTCTTCCAAGTCAGTaccattaaaaaatgttgcattttttattactctaAATGTGCTTTCATGGCTATTTGTCAGTTATGTTTGGAAAGATGAAAACACTGTACTACTTGATACAAAGAACTTAGTTACCACTGTGATAATGTTATGCATAATGATtgttttgataataaattcttaCTTGCTTGCCAATATTAGAggttttcacatttttaagTCTaag aaaactgACAAAGGGGTAGAAAAGTGGCTCCTTTCATTTGGGAGCCTAATACATGCAATTAGCCTTGCTGGTACTAGCTTTGTTGAGGAAGAACATCAAACTTGGTATTTTTATTGGGTTACAGTCCTCGTATCGCTACTGTATAACTTTATcacaaaatttttacaatc CCACTACCAACAAAATTTACATGCACAAATTAGTATTAAGCTTTTATTACTACTGATAGGACACAGAACTCtcagaaaattaaatagtacCGGCGATAAGTATGCTCATCTCCCTGACATAGCaggatttttaataaaacaagaaaGCAAGATGGGCATGACGATTGTGCTTATCAttg GTCTCGTACTTTTGATGTGGATCGATCTTATTCACGGGAGTAGGAAGCGTAAAGATCTATCGTTCTTGTTGAATTCAATAACTTGTATGTGCATTTATCTTCGCCATATGCATAATAATATGGTTATCAAAATACCATTTTACCCTCAAACTAG AGGAATATTCGAAGTACAAATTTACTGGTTTTTACTCataatgaattttgtaaattacatttacgATCTTATTCATATAAGAAAATGCAATGCTAGCTCCTTTCTGagaatttcattgtattttattctacaaataTGGATTATGATCGCAGCAATGCTTCATCAGCCACACAGTGTTATACTCTTGCCATTTCAAATAATCGTTAGTAGCGTGATTTATGAGATTAATAATAACGGTACTACGCAAGATATTCAAGTATTATATGCTTTGATCGGCAACgtgttttacttttatcag GGAAATTCTAATAGTTTAGCGACTATCGATGTAGCTGCGGGTTACGTTGGTGTACAGTCATACATGCCATTTATTAATGgttcgttattattaattaatacttatGCAGCACCGGTTTTGGcctattttttacttatttatcaTGCGATCTTACAACATCCATATAA TACTCGTGAAATTATTACGCGATTTAGCAAAACATGTATTACATGGAGATTGTTGCCAATAGCTATTTACACAATTATAATCAGTATTCAGCGTCATCATTTGTTCATTTGGTCAGTATTCTCgccaaaattattatatgaagCTGTACACTCTGTTGTTATTTGTTCGGCCGTGTTCGTTATGCTGATTTTAGCTACAGttcaagaaataataaatgattatgaAAGATGA